The Juglans regia cultivar Chandler chromosome 1, Walnut 2.0, whole genome shotgun sequence nucleotide sequence ATTACGTTGTTACATCATTAAAAGCCTACATTCTAATCTTAAAAGAAATCATGTTCTCCGACAGCATTTAATCTTAAAGAACTGTTTATCACTCAAAAAGTTAGAAGgacctctcgctctctctctcaaaaagctagcctttttcttcaaaaaataccTCACAGAGCTGAGAGCTCCCTCCATTCTTAATTCTCTAGTCTCCGGCCGGCCTTCGGCCCCTTCGACATGCAAGCACGCTTGGATCTCAAGCATTAATGCCCTTGGGACAGTAATTTGATCACTCTTTTAATTTCCTATATTTGAAGATGGTCATATGATCCGGCCATCCTTATaactatatatctatctatctataaaAGTGAGAATGATCTCCTTGAGTTCGTACGTACCTTTGTTGGACCCCAGCTGGTTTTTCTTCAATTCCTCTAATATATCTTATCTGATTATAAGGACCCATGGATATTGATCAAGGAATGATCAAAATTTCTAGTACTGGATACTTCAAAGAAACATATTTCAATGCAAATTTACCATGAGTTATGTTTATTTTCAGAAACAACAATATTACATCATGAGTCCCTTAGCTAGACCGCATTAATTAAAAGCCGTACTCTCTTTTAGTACTTGTCTCTCTTTCACCCGATTGAGCAAAAAGTTAATACGAGCAAACCGATTTATCGATTCATGAATTAATGtgctttaatttaatttcttttcttttcaaaatactatatataattattgcaATAATGGAGTTTTTATCGAGATTAATTTACGTGATCATCTCAAGTATAACCTGTTGTGAAATATTATGCAAAATACAcacatcaataataataaataaagtaaaaacaatCACAATCAATCACACGATATTggtccatatgaaaaaaaaaaaaaaaaaaaaaaatcacacgaTATTGGAGAATAATTCATTGCAACAtgcaaagaaaggaaatgaagtAGTGGATGCTGAAGAATGAAGTCTGCCATTTCTGTTTTCAGAAATCATTGACGTTTCCATTAgttattttgtcattttccCTTGCTGAGTTGTATATAAAGGGTAGTAAtgtctttttatataaaatagttagTTAGAATATTCTTTagtaattgtatatatatacatgcttgTAGACTCGCTACGTTAATTGATTCAATACAgagagttttcttttcttcattccaGAATTCCACTTCTACAAATACTCCTTACATTTCCATTTCTTACACACGATGCATAATATATGTGATTCGGCAAATTGCGTATGTCTACAAAGctacaaaaatcttattaaccagaagagattacaatcactcaatctcgaCTCACACTCCTTAagactttttgctctctcacacaatatgcattcactagacaattgttctctctccaAATATGCTTAAGGTCATCCAAGACATgtcaaaatatgacatatatatagcacaCGGCGTGGAAACCCTAATCTGGCAAAACTGcatacttcgctcgagcgacgTGTCGAGCGCACCTCGAGCAAACAACCAAATGAATATTAGCTCGAGCGGTGTGTCAAGCGAGGGTTGAgcaaacactagggtttgtgtttcgCTCAAGTGAACTCTCGGACTTGAGCTTTGCTCGAGTGGTATGTCGAGCAAACTTTGACTCAAGCCAACTGTCGAAccaactttcagcaaacacatttttcaactccaAAACCAATCTCCACATATACCCAAACAATCTCTCACTTGGAGACTAGGTCTCCACACGCCAGCCATTATTTCCAGCCAAGCCCTATCATCTCTGCAACTCACAGCTCCCGTCTTCAAGTTAGAAAACGCACTGAAGTCAAGACTGACTTCAGTCTTCCATGTACATCTCCTTTAGTCAGCACATCCATTGggcgactcacaactcccactgcattAGAAGTATCCGGTCTCAAACCGATCTTGGCAACTTTAGCCAACTTTTTCAGGCTTTCATGAGGAACGACAAAGCTAACTCCCTCTAGCTTCCTCACATGTTTCGCGCGATCAAGCCTGCTTTTTTGCACTCTTATATTTCCATGCACATCACTAGACCCTGTTGTTAACTACAAAGAGTTAGATTTCTTACCATGCGCTAGGACCAGcgcacccttagtgatcttcTAAACTCCTCCAGAAAACGCCACTACAAAATCGCTATTATCAAGTTGTCCCACAGACATGCTCATGTTTGGAAGTGTAATGtgcacatcacccactcccactacatccagTGCCTCTTCATCAACCAcatacatcttcccaaaatcaccagcaacataTTCTCCATGATTTCTCGATGTGAGGTGCTATGGAATGAAGACCCTaaatccaacacccaatcatcaatcgGACTGTGCACTACAAGAACtaaggcatcatgaatttcttctgtcATTATATTCAcagcatcatcatcagaactttcttgattcctgcaGTTTCTTTGATATGGCAcggcttgccacaactccagTATGTGATCTGTTGCTCAGATCTCATATTGCTCTTCCCCATGCTCTTGGAGCTTAACCTGTCATGTCATATGCCCCTATTGTCAATATTCAGGGCAGATCCTGAACTCGAGCACTTATCCGAGTCTCTCCTACGTACCTCTTTAACAAGGACCATGTCACGTATGTCATCATAGTTTAGTTTCGTCTTGCCGACTAAACTACTCACAACCATCCTCATGGCCTCCAAACTATTTGGCAACGATGCTAACAGAATTAACGTTCTGacctcatcatcaaactcattCTCTAAAtaagacaattgatttgtgatcgtattgaattcattcaagtgttaggctacagacataccttctgacatcttcagattgaacaatgtattcatcaagtgcaccttattgtttgcagacggcttttcatacatacctgacaaagtcgTCATGAGATCCATCGTGGTTCTCTCTTTACTGACATTGTATGCCACTGTTCTGGACAAGGTCAGCCGAACAAGCTTTAGAACCTGTCGATCTAACAGGGTCCACTCAACATCAACCATGCTCTccggcttctttcccaacagtGAAAGGTGGAGCTTCTTCCTATAGAAATAATCATTGATCTGCATTTTCTAGTACCCAAAATCAATGCTATCGAATTTCTCGATCCCGGGTGCATTCACTTTATCTTCAGCCATCATTCTCCGTCAGATCCAACATTGGCTCTTGATATCAGTTGTTGTgaaatattatgtaaaatacaCACAgcaacgatgacaaataaagtaaaagcaatcaCAATCAAACACACGACGCACAATATGCGTGGTTCAACAAATTGTCTACGTCTATAGAGctgcaaaaatcttattaaccagagaagattacaatcactcaatctcaactcactctcTAGGATTTTTTACTCtttcacacaatatgcactcaatAGACAATTgttttctctcaaaatatgcttaagGTCGTCCAAGATATGTCAAAAtaagacatatatatagcacaCGGCGtggaaaccctaatctaaaACTACGTACTTCGCTCGAGTGACGTGTTGAGCATACCTCGAGCAAACAGCCAAATGAATATTGGCTCAAGCAGGAGCTCGGGCGAatactagggtttgtgtcttaCTTGAACGgaatgtcgagcgaactcttggACTTAAAATTTGCTCGAGCTGTATGTCTAGCAATGTCAAGCGAACTTTGGCTCAAGCCAATTGTCAAATCAACTTTCAGCAAACAtatttttcagctccaaaatcAGTTTTCACATATACCCCAACATAACccttaattttatcaataattctaTACGAGTTATATTTGGCTTAGAAAAACAAATTTTCCTTTGAAATTAAGAACCAAAATCCAATATAATATTGTACGTTAATCATGATTAgaggtgtaaattcaaaccgaaaaatcggaccgattttaccggttttgaaccggtccggtcaggaaccggtttttaaaacgtaaaaaccggccggttccggtccggttttggttccgggattttttggaccggaccggttgattaaaaaaaataaaaaaataatatttttatatataagctttatacaaaatattttatatatattaaatattaatatatataagttttatatataatatataattataaatttttatgtgaaattttatatataacatatatattcatatatgaaataatttcttattataatttataaattattacataaaatgttaatactaaatcattaaaaatttataactaatactaatatataacttataactataccaatagtctaatattaatattattatatagtctaatatattaataaaagtataaaacagttttttttaaatcaaaattttttttttataaacaaatttttaatgacaaattgtgaaatttacattttaaaaaaaccgaaaaatcggaccggaccggaccggaaaccggtaaaaccggaagtaccggtttaggagggtaactggtgcgtaatcggttttgaaaaatacaaaaccggtacataccggttcaatcctagattttatccaaaactggaccggaccggaccggttacagcCCTAATCATGATGTCCCTCAATATGCCACGTGCCTCTGCCAAACACCCTTAGATTTCATGAGATCGATATCATCAAGTATGAGAGAACAATAATACTTTTGAGACCTCCACTAATTACCATCTCACTTTTGATATCATTtaactatttattaattaagcatCTGTTCAAGCACAGCAAAGAATCTTCCATGGCATTTTATGCAGTCTAGAAGACCCCAAGGCGAAAACTCAAAACAAGAACTATATAGTCAATGAACAACTGATGAGGAAtattaggtttcgtttggaacataaatttatctcaactcattttaatttatcattataatttttttaaattttaacacaaaatataataaacaattcaattttttcaaatctcaaaataataataataataaacaatcatattctaataatattttatcatctcaactcaactcaactcagttcaacatccaaacgcattCTTAATCTCAAGTCGTCaatgaaaaatgttttgagcatgtttataaggaatgaataattctcttttatagaaccgattttataaaatgagttagaCCTGTGAATTTTTTTCATAGTATCAAAGTCTTCCACAGGATTAATGGAGGCCTACAGTACTACTTATCCCATgataaagaatatgaaaaatattgaccTGCATATGAGGAAatgtgttgaaaaataatttcacattatttatagataaaatcttaaatatatttataaaaaatgagcaaTCCACCTCtcttataaaattgattttaagaaatgagttACCCTAATAAATTTCTTCAACCACCAATCTCCTTCAGTTCCAATTACACTTACATTCTAATTTCTTGAAGGCACTTGGGAAAGTCTTTAGCATTCTGAACCCAAAGCCGGCCTCCTCCCGGCGGCCCcctgctttaaaaaaaaacaatgggaaagaaataaaaaaagcaagATTTGCTTTGatctaatcatatatatatatatatatatataagataaggCAGTACTTTTGAAGGCTGCCCGATTCAACGAGTTCCTGtacatgaagaaataaaaggcATCTGTAAGAGCATAACAGAGAATCTTCCTGATCTCTTACCAAGAGgaccattaatttatttatttgtagtaataaaaaactccaaacaattcaaattcCCATTCATGAATTCATGAACGACCAACCTCCTTCTACTGGACAACCATTCTTTTTGGATGTTACTTTTCAAAGCCAATCTCTCTCCAAGTGATCACTTTTGACATCCGTCCGTTTACAGGCATCTTTAGAAGCACAACAAAGAATCTTCCATCCTGAAACCAAGGGCACCATGGTAATCATCAgcgcccacacacacacacacgcacatatATGTATGATTTACTAATTAAAGCCCAAGTACATGTCAAataacccctctctctctctctctatatatatatacatgaaaacCCAAGCTCTTATTCCATTGCACTAAAACCAGCTACCACCCCCATTACACTTGCACCAAAATTAGgttaatttagagagagagagagagagatatcagAGATGAGGCCGCCAACCATATCAACATCAGCGTCGGTGACCGGTGCCACCCATCTATGGAAGTCTCCGGTACCTTACCTCTATGGTGGCTTAGCTATAATGATAGTACTCATTGCCGGGGCATTGGTGATCCTAGTATGCTCACACCGAAAGCCCGCTTCGAGCAGATCATCGGGCCGTGAAGGAGGAGAGACGCCAGCATTAATGCCCACGAACAACGAAGTCACGGTGCAGCAGCTTGATGCAGATCAGCCAAAGATTGTTGTCATAATGGCCGGGGATGACAAGCCCACGTACATAGCTAAACCGGTCACAGCTTCCAGTACAAATTGCTCTACTGATCATGATCTGCAACTGATCATCTAGATCATGCTTCAGCTTTAATCATGTTCTGCAAAGAGTATTCTTGTCCGTTTTAGCAATGGCTGTGGAATATGCACGTTCGTTGATGGGTAATTACTAATGACATTAATTTTGAAGAAAGAAACGATCATAACCTGGTCTCACAAGAAATTATATATCCTTACTTGTCCAAATTAAGTTGCTAGTTCTTGTCGTCCACAGGTTCTAATGATATATATGGATCAGGATGCATGCATgtgcatttttttcaaataataataataaataaattctggGTTTCGATCTGTGTCATGAAGTAATTCCTAAGtgtcatgtgcatgcatgctctCTCCATCAGATCATCGTTACAATTCTGTTCAAACTCCTTGTTTTTCCTGCTGGCTGGAAAAGCATTAACagtttagtattattattttcaccAGGGATCGCAGCACTCGTGTATGCGCGTGCTAATAAGCATATATAATATGCcatgacttatatatatatatatatatatatatatatatgtatgtatatatgtatgcatgaatgtacTTGGACGGAAAAGGGGGAGGAATACTA carries:
- the LOC108988078 gene encoding protein GLUTAMINE DUMPER 6-like, which encodes MRPPTISTSASVTGATHLWKSPVPYLYGGLAIMIVLIAGALVILVCSHRKPASSRSSGREGGETPALMPTNNEVTVQQLDADQPKIVVIMAGDDKPTYIAKPVTASSTNCSTDHDLQLII